One Heptranchias perlo isolate sHepPer1 unplaced genomic scaffold, sHepPer1.hap1 HAP1_SCAFFOLD_88, whole genome shotgun sequence genomic window carries:
- the LOC137319594 gene encoding probable G-protein coupled receptor 139, with product MAVADRLVVITDLILRQIPIVYRAQFEFLWWYIPVCNIHAALLFAATDCSVWFTVTFTFDRFVAICCQNLKIKYCTERTATVVLGTVSVLSCLKNIFWCFMFRGGYKLYNSPWFCIVTISVRYSRIWGVIELLHYILTPCVPFILILLLNTLTVRHILVASRARRRLRGHSSGENPRDPEMESRRKSIILLFVISGNFILLWSVFMVYSVWSRLLWLGYGSVFLPVLVQELGFMLQLLSCCTNTCIYAVTQTKFREQLKNVVKYPFTVVVKFIK from the coding sequence atggcagtggCGGATCGACTGGTCGTGATCACCGATCTGATCCTgaggcagattccgattgtttaTCGGGCACAATTCGAATTCCTGTGGTGGTacatccccgtgtgtaatattcacgccgccctgcttttcgcagccacagactgttccgtCTGGTTCactgtcactttcacctttgatcgatttgtggccatttgttgccagaatctgaaaattaaatattgcaccgagagaacggcgactgtggttctgggaacagtgagtgtgctgagctgtttgaagaacattTTCTGGTGCTTCATGTTCAGAGGAGGGTATAAGCTTTACAATAGCCCCTGGTTTTGCATTGTAACAATCAGTGTTCGGTATTCCCGGATATGGGGAGTAAttgaactccttcattatatcctcaccccgtgcgtcccattcattctgattctgTTGCTCAATACTTTAactgtcagacacattttagtggccagcagagcccgcaggagactccggggccaCAGCAGTGGAGAGaatcccagagacccagagatggagagccgaaggaaatccattattttactgtttgttatctcggggaatttcatcctgttatggtCGGTGTTTATGGTGTATTCTGTATGGAGCCGTTTGTTGTGGTTGGGGTATGGGTCTGTATTTCTACCTGTGTTggtacaagaactgggattcatgctccagctcctgagttgctgcacaaacacttgtatttatgccgtgacccagacgaaattcagagagcagttgaagaacgtggtgaaatatccctttactgtcgttgttaaattcattaaataa